A genomic region of Mesorhizobium sp. NZP2077 contains the following coding sequences:
- a CDS encoding DUF2251 domain-containing protein gives MIDVYESAVDAAGRYAAAFERDDETAYFYLLDLARDEGSQIVEAFSAHTVTTMPADAPVFVQWNSGGEAVGLFIAGDLIAVFELRSHGKKGRWATDDDKSLFVRH, from the coding sequence ATGATTGACGTTTATGAAAGCGCTGTTGATGCTGCGGGCCGATACGCCGCTGCCTTCGAGCGCGACGATGAAACTGCGTATTTTTACCTGCTCGACCTTGCTCGAGACGAAGGTAGCCAAATCGTCGAAGCCTTCAGCGCGCACACCGTCACCACCATGCCTGCTGATGCGCCAGTCTTTGTGCAGTGGAACAGTGGTGGCGAGGCGGTAGGTCTTTTCATTGCCGGTGACTTGATTGCCGTGTTCGAGCTCCGAAGCCATGGCAAAAAGGGCCGCTGGGCGACTGACGACGACAAGAGCCTGTTCGTCCGCCACTAA
- a CDS encoding Xaa-Pro peptidase family protein — MSIVVFDPDSTEDVDFKDRMRHPAAADPAGGMWLSDTEPSFIDADALRKGRLAKLRAWMRDAGYGGVVLFDPYNQRYATGSRNMFGYFLRNSTRYFFIPTDGPIVLFEYPQSYHVSMVLDTIDEARPSKLVWSSVSGRDDETAGPFADEITELLKKHGGGSMKLGLDRCSHLQALALEKRGCEVRDCQGEILAVRAVKTPEEVKCLQVSMAGAEAAVYAVREAIKPGVSENDLFAIMYGEVIRQGGEFIETRLLTSGQRTNPWFNEASGRKIRPGELLALDTDTIGCYGYYSDFSRTFRCGPGRPTPYQKSLYRMAHDQVQHNISIVKPGMAFREIGEKAWKIPDRFVDQRYTSIMHGVGMHGETPFIAHAMDYETYGRDGHIVPGMVVSVESYIGEKGGREGVKLEDEILITETGTELLSRFPYEDEFLA; from the coding sequence ATGAGCATCGTCGTATTCGACCCCGACAGCACCGAGGACGTCGACTTCAAGGACCGCATGCGCCACCCGGCGGCGGCCGATCCGGCTGGCGGCATGTGGCTGTCGGACACCGAGCCGTCCTTCATCGATGCCGACGCCTTGCGCAAAGGCCGGCTGGCCAAGCTGCGGGCCTGGATGCGTGACGCCGGCTATGGCGGCGTCGTCTTGTTCGATCCCTACAACCAGCGCTACGCCACCGGCTCGCGCAACATGTTCGGTTATTTCCTGCGCAACTCGACCCGCTACTTCTTTATTCCGACCGACGGGCCGATCGTGCTGTTCGAATATCCGCAGAGCTACCATGTCTCGATGGTTCTCGACACGATCGACGAGGCTCGGCCGTCCAAGCTGGTCTGGTCGTCGGTCTCCGGACGCGACGACGAGACCGCCGGCCCGTTCGCCGACGAGATCACCGAGCTTTTGAAGAAGCATGGCGGCGGCTCGATGAAGCTCGGGCTCGACCGCTGCAGCCATCTGCAGGCGCTGGCTTTGGAAAAGCGCGGCTGCGAGGTGCGGGATTGCCAGGGCGAGATCCTGGCCGTGCGCGCGGTGAAGACGCCCGAGGAGGTGAAATGCCTGCAAGTGTCGATGGCGGGCGCCGAAGCCGCCGTCTACGCGGTGCGCGAGGCGATCAAGCCCGGCGTCTCCGAAAACGATTTGTTCGCCATCATGTATGGCGAGGTGATCCGCCAGGGCGGCGAGTTCATCGAGACGCGTCTGCTGACATCAGGCCAGCGCACCAATCCGTGGTTCAACGAGGCCAGCGGCCGCAAGATCCGGCCCGGCGAATTGCTGGCGCTCGATACCGATACGATTGGCTGCTACGGCTATTATTCTGATTTCTCCCGCACCTTCCGCTGCGGGCCGGGCAGACCGACGCCCTATCAGAAGTCGCTCTACCGCATGGCTCATGACCAGGTTCAGCACAATATTTCGATCGTCAAACCCGGCATGGCGTTTCGCGAGATTGGCGAGAAAGCGTGGAAGATTCCGGACCGCTTCGTCGACCAGCGCTACACCTCGATCATGCATGGCGTCGGCATGCATGGCGAGACACCGTTCATCGCGCATGCCATGGATTACGAGACCTATGGCCGCGACGGTCATATCGTGCCAGGCATGGTGGTGAGCGTGGAAAGCTATATCGGCGAGAAGGGCGGCCGCGAGGGCGTCAAGCTGGAGGACGAGATCCTGATCACCGAGACGGGTACGGAGCTGCTGTCGCGCTTTCCGTATGAGGATGAGTTTCTGGCGTGA
- a CDS encoding isochorismatase family protein, giving the protein MKAPITIKRGTVAAVFIDLQEEHRQDPRYLVEGYGDILANVQRLQAAARQNHVALQHWAYIVDLDKQDRPFHPLDADGKSAFSDKGDPLTEICHEVAPADGEALLIKAEASAFRSGPAADQLKASGVEWLVVAGVWTEACIDATVKDAVAKGFRVLLVKDACGSGSAAMHQTGILNLANRLYGGAVTDTDGACRLLAGEKVAVWQVEGSVPLRFSFDNAAKLYAEL; this is encoded by the coding sequence GTGAAGGCTCCCATCACCATCAAACGCGGCACGGTGGCCGCTGTCTTCATCGACCTGCAGGAAGAGCACCGGCAGGACCCGCGCTATCTGGTCGAGGGTTATGGCGACATCCTGGCCAACGTCCAGCGCCTGCAGGCGGCGGCGAGGCAGAACCATGTGGCGCTCCAGCACTGGGCCTATATCGTTGATCTCGACAAGCAGGACCGGCCCTTCCATCCGCTCGATGCCGACGGCAAGTCGGCTTTTTCCGACAAGGGCGATCCGCTGACCGAAATCTGCCATGAGGTGGCACCGGCGGACGGCGAGGCGCTGCTGATCAAGGCCGAGGCGAGCGCTTTTCGCAGCGGACCGGCGGCTGATCAGCTCAAGGCCTCCGGCGTTGAATGGCTTGTCGTCGCCGGCGTATGGACCGAGGCCTGCATCGACGCCACCGTGAAAGACGCGGTGGCCAAAGGCTTTCGCGTGCTGCTGGTCAAGGATGCCTGCGGCAGCGGCAGTGCAGCGATGCACCAGACCGGCATCCTCAACCTCGCCAACCGGCTCTATGGCGGCGCCGTCACCGACACGGATGGCGCCTGCCGGCTGCTGGCCGGCGAGAAGGTTGCCGTCTGGCAGGTCGAGGGCTCGGTGCCGCTGCGCTTCAGCTTCGACAATGCCGCCAAGCTTTATGCCGAGCTTTGA
- a CDS encoding alpha/beta hydrolase has protein sequence MTGRGKYETRLDPALWAYIDSVNAWYPPEIIGLPIDKQRAVYDRMCRAFHRGRPAGVKASDGLIAASGHGIPIRHYQRASKAARAMVLYFHGGGFILGGLDSHDDICAELCAGTGFDVLSVDYRLAPEHLHSAAFEDAMSAFEWAAAASDLPLLLCGESAGGNLAAAVAQATRRNARAAIGQVLIYPGLGGDESAGSYVEHANAPLLSVGDIAFYRDVRSAKRQLPDDPTFSPLRDSDFSGLPPTVIITAECDPLSSDGETYRDRIVAAGGKAWWHEEPRLVHSFLRARTTVPAAAEAFTHIVAAVAALGWGEWPYL, from the coding sequence ATGACCGGCCGCGGCAAATATGAAACACGGCTCGATCCGGCGCTGTGGGCCTATATCGACAGCGTCAACGCCTGGTATCCGCCCGAGATCATCGGCCTGCCGATCGACAAGCAGCGCGCAGTCTATGACCGGATGTGCCGGGCCTTCCACCGGGGTCGCCCGGCAGGGGTCAAGGCCAGTGACGGCTTAATCGCCGCCTCGGGCCACGGCATCCCGATCCGCCACTACCAGCGCGCCAGCAAGGCCGCGCGGGCGATGGTGCTGTACTTCCATGGCGGCGGTTTTATCCTGGGCGGGCTCGACAGCCATGATGACATCTGCGCCGAGCTCTGCGCCGGCACCGGCTTCGATGTGCTGTCGGTCGACTACCGGCTGGCGCCGGAGCATCTTCATTCCGCCGCCTTCGAGGATGCGATGTCCGCCTTTGAGTGGGCGGCAGCGGCGTCAGACCTACCGCTGCTGCTGTGCGGCGAGAGCGCCGGCGGCAATCTCGCAGCGGCAGTGGCGCAGGCGACGCGGAGGAACGCCCGCGCCGCGATCGGCCAGGTGCTGATCTATCCCGGGCTCGGCGGCGACGAGAGCGCGGGCTCCTATGTCGAGCATGCGAATGCGCCGCTGCTGTCGGTCGGCGACATCGCCTTCTACCGTGATGTCCGCTCGGCCAAGCGGCAATTGCCTGATGATCCGACATTTTCGCCACTGCGCGACAGCGACTTTTCCGGCCTGCCGCCAACGGTGATCATCACAGCCGAATGTGACCCGTTGTCGTCGGACGGCGAGACCTATCGCGACCGCATCGTTGCGGCCGGCGGCAAGGCGTGGTGGCATGAGGAGCCCCGTCTCGTGCACAGTTTTCTGCGCGCTCGCACGACGGTGCCGGCCGCTGCGGAAGCATTCACGCACATCGTCGCGGCAGTCGCCGCGCTGGGGTGGGGTGAGTGGCCGTATCTATGA
- the dnaQ gene encoding DNA polymerase III subunit epsilon: MREIIFDTETTGLDSRDDRVIELGGVELVNRFPTGRTFHHYINPQGRAIHAEAQAVHGISAADLAGKPTFADIAQEWLTFTDGAKLVAHNATFDIGFLNVEFGRLGHPVVDPGLVVDTLALARRKHPMGPNSLDALCRRYGIDNTKRTKHGALLDSELLAEVYIELIGGKQAALILDSATAPAQGENVRHIEIIVAQRPRPLLPRLTEAERAAHAAMVATLGEKALWLKAGSSS, encoded by the coding sequence ATGCGCGAGATCATCTTCGATACCGAAACCACCGGCCTTGATTCGCGCGACGACCGCGTGATCGAGCTGGGCGGCGTCGAGCTGGTCAATCGTTTCCCGACCGGCAGGACCTTCCACCACTACATCAACCCGCAAGGCCGCGCGATCCACGCCGAGGCGCAGGCGGTGCACGGCATCAGCGCGGCGGATCTCGCGGGCAAGCCGACCTTTGCCGACATCGCGCAGGAGTGGCTGACCTTCACCGACGGCGCCAAGCTGGTCGCGCACAACGCCACCTTCGACATCGGCTTCCTCAATGTCGAATTCGGCCGGCTCGGCCATCCCGTCGTCGATCCCGGCCTTGTCGTCGATACGCTGGCGCTGGCGCGACGCAAGCACCCGATGGGCCCCAATTCGCTCGACGCGCTGTGCCGGCGCTACGGCATCGACAACACGAAGCGCACCAAGCACGGCGCGCTGCTCGATTCCGAACTGCTGGCCGAGGTCTATATCGAGCTGATCGGCGGCAAGCAGGCGGCGCTCATCCTCGACAGCGCCACGGCGCCGGCGCAGGGTGAAAATGTCAGGCACATCGAAATCATCGTCGCCCAACGCCCAAGGCCGTTGCTGCCGCGCCTGACCGAAGCGGAGCGCGCGGCGCATGCCGCCATGGTCGCCACGCTTGGCGAAAAGGCGCTGTGGCTGAAAGCCGGTTCTTCCTCATAG
- the coaE gene encoding dephospho-CoA kinase (Dephospho-CoA kinase (CoaE) performs the final step in coenzyme A biosynthesis.): MIVLGLTGSIGMGKSTTAKMFAEAGVPVHDSDETVHRLYSGVAAPLVEAAFPGTTVAGVVDRAKLGARVLGDAAALKRLEAIIHPLVRADADAFLARHRNAAESIAVLDIPLLFETGGRGRVDKVVVVTAPAEVQRQRVLARPGMTEEKLAAILAKQVPDAEKRRLADFVIDTGQGLDAARAAVASIIAELRG, encoded by the coding sequence ATGATCGTGCTCGGCCTCACCGGCTCGATCGGCATGGGCAAGTCGACGACGGCAAAAATGTTCGCCGAGGCCGGCGTGCCGGTCCACGATTCTGACGAGACCGTGCATCGCCTCTATTCCGGCGTGGCGGCGCCTTTGGTTGAAGCCGCCTTTCCCGGCACCACTGTTGCGGGCGTGGTCGACCGCGCCAAACTTGGTGCACGCGTGCTCGGCGATGCCGCCGCGCTGAAGCGGCTGGAAGCCATCATTCATCCGCTGGTCCGCGCCGATGCCGATGCCTTTCTGGCCAGGCATCGTAACGCGGCCGAATCGATCGCCGTGCTCGACATTCCACTGCTGTTCGAAACCGGCGGCCGTGGCCGCGTCGACAAGGTCGTCGTCGTCACCGCGCCCGCCGAAGTCCAGCGCCAGCGCGTGCTGGCACGGCCTGGCATGACCGAGGAAAAGCTGGCGGCGATCCTGGCCAAGCAGGTGCCGGATGCCGAGAAGCGCAGGCTGGCGGATTTCGTCATCGACACCGGCCAGGGGCTGGATGCCGCGCGTGCTGCCGTCGCTTCAATCATTGCCGAACTCCGGGGATAA
- a CDS encoding shikimate dehydrogenase → MAEASKKAFVTGHPIKHSRSPKIHGYWLTKHGIDGSYEAIDVAPQDFAEFIATLQAAGYRGGNVTIPHKEAAFALAERRDQAAEEIGAVNTLWFEDGVLWGGNTDGHGFAANLDDYAPGWASTGPAVVLGAGGASRAVIQALKRRGVADIRIVNRTLARAQELNDRFGAGVSAHGTAATNELLADAGLLINTTALGMVGNEGLSADPALLPNHAIVTDLVYVPLETPLLAAARAKGLKTVDGLGMLLNQAVPGFEHWFGVRPQVTAELRAIIVADLAPKS, encoded by the coding sequence ATGGCTGAGGCGTCGAAAAAAGCGTTCGTCACCGGCCACCCGATCAAGCATTCGCGCTCGCCGAAGATCCATGGCTATTGGCTGACCAAACACGGCATCGACGGCAGCTACGAGGCCATCGACGTGGCGCCGCAGGATTTTGCTGAATTCATCGCGACATTGCAGGCGGCCGGCTATCGCGGCGGCAATGTCACCATTCCGCACAAGGAAGCCGCCTTCGCGCTGGCCGAACGCCGCGACCAGGCCGCGGAAGAAATCGGCGCCGTCAACACGCTGTGGTTCGAGGACGGTGTCCTTTGGGGCGGCAACACCGATGGCCATGGCTTTGCCGCCAACCTCGATGATTACGCGCCGGGCTGGGCGAGCACCGGGCCTGCGGTTGTGCTCGGCGCTGGCGGCGCGTCCCGCGCCGTCATCCAGGCGCTGAAGCGCCGCGGTGTCGCAGACATCCGCATCGTCAACCGCACGCTCGCCCGGGCGCAGGAATTGAACGATCGTTTCGGCGCCGGCGTCTCGGCGCACGGCACGGCGGCAACCAATGAGCTGCTGGCTGACGCCGGACTGCTGATCAACACCACCGCACTCGGCATGGTCGGCAATGAGGGCCTTTCCGCCGATCCGGCTTTGCTGCCGAACCACGCCATCGTCACCGACCTTGTCTATGTGCCGCTCGAAACCCCGTTGCTCGCCGCCGCGCGCGCCAAGGGGCTGAAGACGGTCGACGGTCTTGGCATGCTGCTCAACCAGGCCGTGCCCGGCTTCGAACACTGGTTCGGCGTCAGGCCGCAGGTGACGGCTGAGCTCCGCGCGATCATCGTGGCCGATCTGGCGCCCAAATCATGA
- a CDS encoding Maf-like protein — protein MTEKIILASGSPFRKTMLVNAGIDVEAVPADVDERALEAPLQNSGVSPEDVALVLAEAKATEVSERRPGALVLGCDQTLSLGDEVFHKPADMEGARRHLLALSGKTHQLNSAAVLVRDGQVLWRHVGIASMTMRKLEPGFIGRHLARVGAKVLASVGAYQIEGEGIQLFEKIEGDHFTIVGLPLLPLLAGLRTLGAIDG, from the coding sequence ATGACCGAAAAAATCATCCTCGCCTCAGGCAGTCCGTTCCGCAAGACGATGCTCGTCAATGCTGGCATCGACGTCGAAGCGGTGCCCGCCGATGTCGACGAACGCGCGCTCGAGGCGCCTTTGCAAAACAGCGGCGTTTCCCCCGAGGATGTCGCTTTGGTGCTGGCCGAAGCCAAGGCCACGGAAGTGAGCGAGCGCCGACCCGGCGCACTGGTGCTCGGCTGCGACCAGACGCTGTCGCTCGGCGATGAAGTGTTCCACAAGCCGGCCGACATGGAAGGCGCACGGCGCCATCTGCTGGCGCTGTCGGGCAAGACCCATCAGCTCAACAGTGCCGCGGTCCTTGTCCGCGACGGCCAGGTGCTGTGGCGCCATGTCGGCATAGCCTCGATGACCATGCGCAAGCTGGAGCCCGGCTTTATCGGCCGCCATCTGGCCCGTGTCGGCGCCAAGGTGCTGGCCAGCGTCGGCGCCTACCAGATCGAAGGCGAAGGCATCCAGCTTTTCGAGAAGATCGAAGGCGATCATTTCACCATTGTCGGCCTGCCGCTTTTGCCGCTGCTGGCGGGACTGCGCACGCTGGGAGCGATCGATGGCTGA
- a CDS encoding pyruvate, water dikinase regulatory protein, translating into MNKPQSFFHLHLISDATGETLLAAGRAASAQYKDARAIEHIYPLIRTEKQVAKVFEDIEEEPGIILYTVVDQKLARGIDERCATMGLPCVSVLEPVLTVFQSYLGTPAGRRVGAQHVLDAEYFRRIDALNFTMEHDDGQLPLNMDDADVVLIGISRTSKTPTSIYLANRGIKTANIPIVLGVPVPESLVTASKPLIVGLIATAERISHVRQNRILGNSSSYEAGDYVDRAAITEELAYARQICTRHGWPMIDVSRRSIEETAAAIVALRGKTR; encoded by the coding sequence GTGAACAAACCCCAGAGCTTCTTTCACCTGCACCTGATTTCCGACGCGACCGGCGAAACGCTGCTCGCTGCCGGCCGGGCAGCATCCGCGCAATACAAGGATGCGCGCGCCATCGAGCACATCTACCCGCTCATCCGCACCGAAAAGCAGGTGGCCAAGGTGTTCGAGGACATCGAGGAGGAGCCGGGCATCATCCTCTATACCGTCGTCGACCAGAAGCTCGCGCGCGGCATCGACGAGCGCTGCGCCACAATGGGCCTGCCCTGTGTGTCGGTGCTGGAGCCAGTGCTCACCGTCTTCCAGTCCTATCTCGGCACCCCGGCCGGCCGCCGCGTCGGCGCCCAGCATGTTCTCGACGCCGAATATTTCCGCCGCATCGATGCTCTCAACTTCACCATGGAACATGATGACGGCCAGCTGCCGCTCAACATGGACGATGCCGATGTCGTGCTGATCGGCATTTCGCGGACATCGAAGACGCCGACCAGCATCTATCTCGCCAACAGAGGCATCAAGACCGCCAATATCCCGATCGTCCTCGGTGTGCCGGTGCCCGAAAGCCTGGTCACCGCCTCGAAGCCGCTGATTGTCGGCCTGATCGCCACCGCCGAGCGCATCTCGCATGTCCGCCAAAACCGCATCCTCGGCAACAGCAGTTCCTATGAGGCTGGCGACTATGTCGACCGCGCGGCCATCACCGAGGAGCTCGCCTACGCCCGCCAGATCTGCACGCGCCATGGCTGGCCGATGATCGACGTCAGCCGCCGCTCGATCGAGGAAACGGCCGCGGCCATCGTTGCCCTGCGGGGGAAGACGCGCTAG
- the hemE gene encoding uroporphyrinogen decarboxylase yields MPKSRIMLDVLKGEAHFPPPLWMMRQAGRYLPEYRDTRRRAGSFLDLCYDPNLAVEVTMQPIERFGFDASILFSDILVVPHALGRDVRFEEGRGPLLTPITVAEIAALESDVFHVNLEPVYETVRRLRAKLPDETTLIGFCGAPWTVATYMIAGHGTPDQAPARLFAYREPEAFQHLLKVLADHSAAYLIRQIEAGADVVQIFDSWSGVLDDASFDQFCVWPVAEIVRQVRAVYPDVPIIGFPKGAGARYRTYRQKTGVTGLGIDWTVPLAAAKDLQRSGAVQGNLDPLRLVAGGKALSDGVETILKALGDGPLIFNLGHGITPETPIAHVEAMVKQVRSATR; encoded by the coding sequence ATGCCCAAAAGCCGGATCATGCTGGACGTCCTCAAGGGCGAGGCTCATTTTCCGCCTCCGCTCTGGATGATGCGCCAGGCCGGGCGTTATCTGCCGGAGTATCGGGACACGCGCAGACGCGCCGGTTCGTTCCTCGACCTTTGCTACGATCCCAACCTTGCCGTCGAAGTGACAATGCAGCCGATCGAGCGCTTCGGCTTCGACGCCTCGATCCTGTTCTCGGACATCCTTGTCGTTCCGCATGCGCTTGGCCGTGACGTGCGCTTCGAAGAGGGAAGAGGGCCGCTTTTGACGCCGATTACCGTGGCCGAGATCGCGGCTCTGGAGAGCGATGTGTTTCACGTGAATCTCGAACCGGTCTACGAGACGGTTCGCCGGCTGCGGGCAAAACTGCCTGACGAGACCACGCTGATCGGCTTCTGCGGCGCACCATGGACGGTGGCGACCTACATGATCGCCGGGCATGGAACGCCCGACCAGGCGCCGGCACGGCTGTTCGCCTATCGCGAGCCGGAGGCGTTTCAACATCTGCTGAAAGTGCTCGCCGATCACTCGGCTGCCTATCTGATCCGGCAGATCGAAGCTGGCGCCGATGTGGTGCAAATCTTCGATTCCTGGTCCGGCGTGCTCGACGATGCGTCGTTCGACCAGTTCTGCGTTTGGCCGGTGGCCGAGATCGTCAGGCAGGTTCGCGCCGTCTATCCCGATGTTCCGATCATCGGCTTTCCCAAGGGCGCCGGCGCCCGCTACCGGACCTATCGCCAGAAGACCGGTGTGACGGGGCTGGGGATCGACTGGACGGTGCCGCTGGCGGCAGCGAAGGACTTGCAGCGCTCAGGTGCCGTCCAGGGCAATCTCGATCCCTTGCGCCTCGTGGCTGGCGGCAAGGCCCTGTCCGATGGCGTCGAGACAATCCTGAAAGCGCTTGGTGATGGACCGCTGATCTTCAACCTCGGCCATGGCATCACGCCGGAGACGCCGATCGCCCATGTCGAGGCGATGGTGAAACAGGTTCGGAGCGCGACACGCTGA